In Vicia villosa cultivar HV-30 ecotype Madison, WI linkage group LG7, Vvil1.0, whole genome shotgun sequence, the DNA window ACAGTTTAAAAATTGTCTTTTTCAACAAGCGTTTCAAGGTCACATGTCATCATAACCCATCAATAAAAATTAATGAAACTTGAAAAAGGTTAGACATGTCAAGAATTTCTTAGCCCTAATCATACAAACTACATAAATCATATCAAACTACAAAATCATATCAAACGAAAACAAGCAAAATATTGCAAGCCATTCTCAATCCATCCAGCTACATACTATTTCAAATGCAATGTTGTTCTACATAAATTAATGCAATGTTGTTATACACAAATTAATCGCAAGTCTGCAAAAGATTAATAGAGGTACACAAATTAATCGCAAGTCAGCAATAGATTCATAGAGGTACAGTCATGAAACACAAAAATTACAAAGCCACATCACAGCAAAAGTCACTTAACAATTGTTCAGTACTAAAAAATCACACGTAAAATATTTCTCGGTTCAAATCAACACACGTAAAGATATTAACACCTGACGACCAAGTTAAGAAAACCAACACAAATGCAATTAGTACAGCAGTTTCAAATCACACATCTTGGATGTTTTCTTAACCAAGATCAGATACTTGACAGACAGCAGGCATGTTGTTCCATCCAAAAGAACTTAACTCCCATACCTGACTTGGGTTAGAAGTTCCAGCAGCGGTCATATGTTTATAGTCGGTGGCTAATTGATCTTCCTGAAACATCAATGTAGCATCAGTGGCAACGGCTTGGTTATTGCCATGCCCAGAACACGGCTCATACCAACCTGAATCAAGCACAAAATCTGGCTGACTATTGTTCAACAGAGACTTGATATAAGAACTGTCAGGGGACCACACATGATCAACATACTCTGATTTCACAATGTTGCCTGCACATGAATTTTAAGGAATTAATAGGAAAACCATATGGATAGATTTTCATAATATTGATTTCACAATGTTCCTGTTCCATTGTGTAGTTTGTTCGGAATATTCTGatcatcataaaaaataaaatttagtgaCTTCTTAAATTAACTTATTTTGACAAGACTGCTTTCTTAAACTATTATCAGCCATGAGTCGAGTAAACATGTTTACACTGCATGAAGACTTCTATGCTTTGTGAATTAAAAAAGGGTTCATTAAGCCTTTTTCTATAGAGCGTTTCAACTTTctacaattattttaaaatttggcaCTTTATTAAACAACAAACTACGCAATGGAACAGGAAATTTCCAAGATAATGAACAATTTTCAGATTGTGACAAAGACATATACAAACAAGGTATGAGTATGTGAATATTTGCAATGAATGACCATCCATCATATCATACACTGAAAGGCACTTACCATTGTCGGTCTGAACAGGTGGCTGTTCATCCATTGAATTTATGTTGGCAACAACAGCAGGGCAATCATTCAATATTGAAGATACACCAGATGGAGATACAGGGTCAGCATAGTCTTTCCATTCTTGCTCATACATGCTCCATGCTGACAGGTCATCTCTTTCACAGGGAGTTGCAGCAGATGAATATGAACTTCTGTCATAATATTGGTTTTTTGAACTGCTCGGAGTCTTCCGCTGATGAAGTACAGATTGCAGCAGGCCACTATTTTGTGGAGAAGAACAATCTGACTCCAGTGTACTAATTGGTGTAGGAGACTTGATAAAATCATCAATTGAGTCAAGTAGTGGGTGTGAGGGAGATGTACCCCGGCTACCTAAATCAATTTTCGGATATTGGAGTGAAGGGAGCTCCGACTTCACAGCCTCAAAAGGCATAGAAGTAGAGAAATTGCCATTTTTAAGTGAATGGCTGTAACACATTAAGCTGTTTGAGAAGAAACCAGGATCAAGAGGTGATTGCACTCCAAATGATTGTGTCAACTTATCAAAAGCATCATCCTGAATATGTTCAAATGGATAAACATCGCTTCTGTCAATACAACCAAAATCAAGAAACGGTATTGGTGACTCTCGAAAACGTTTAGGGTTAGATGATGTCGATGACACAAAACTGCAGTACTGAGAAGAATCAAAACCATTTTGCATATTGCCATAATCAGAAATATCAGGCGAATAAGGTGAGATTCCCTGGGTATCCTTCAGGCAGTCAAACATTGCATCATGCATACTAAAACTCCTTTTATGCAAGAAATCAGAATGCACTTTATTACCACCGTTAATTCTACTGGTGCTTTGGTTATTAAGAGCCGCTTGATATACACCAGGAGGATAAAGTGGCAAGCCAGCTCGGGTACGCCTCTTGATCCGAGTGTTCCAATAGTTTTTTATCTCATTGTCTGTACGACCAGGTAACTACAAGCCAAGAAAATAAATCACTATAATGAATAAAGATATTGAGcacaaaatattgaaaataaaaatgaagaaaatactGACTGGCACAATTTATAAAATCCTGTGGAATGCATGATCATCATTCCTGAAAAGTTTTAATCTAAagtacatacatacatacatacatacatacatgatGTTCTAATTCAAAATTCTATATACATACATCATATATAACTGATACCACTATATATTCTGACATTACACCAATCCATTAGCCACTGAATATGCTTTATAATCAATACAATAGGTTTTTTTCTATTAAGGCAAGCAAATAATTAGAAGCACAATATCATAATGTTAAACAGAATGTTATGCACACAGCTTTATAAATTAAACAAACAAGTGGCATGACGTTTTCTACTAACTACTGTATAAATTTACAACTAACCTTAACTGCGACAAGAGTTCTACATGCCAAAACAAATCATTAGCAAACACAGAAAATTGAATGCTGTAAAGGTCTTCATTCCGTAAATGTGACAGAAAAAATATTGTAGAATTAAATACTTATATATAATGGGTGACATTATGCATTAGGAATCTAACAAAAGACAAGTGAACTGTATTCTACCACATTTGTTAGTGTGGATCTCTACGTAATCTTAACGCCTGCAAGTATATCCCATGCCATACACTATTTAGTTAATGTTCTTTATTTTATGCACAAATCTAACAAGAGTGTTCCATAATTTCAGAGAAGTTAAAAAAGAAGTTATTAGATGTAAAAATGTGCAAGGAAGACATAACAATGACATCGCTATTGGAAAATGAAGGGGAAAAAACTAGAGCTAAATAtgtaagaaaagaaaaacaatacACAATATGCTTACATGCACTGCCATGCGTGCCCATCTGTTTCCCATTTTTGAATGAAGCTCACAAATCAACCGCTCCTCTTCCTCAGTAAATGCCCCTTTCTTTAAATGTGGCCTTAGGTGATTGGCCCATCGCAATCGACAACTTTTTCCACAACGCAACAGGCCTGTCTGCTTCTGAACGGCATTCCAATTCCCCTCTCCGTTCTTGTTGACATACTTGACCAATATATCATCTTCAACACTTGTCCATGGCCCTTTCTTCAGAACAACTCCACAGGCACTTCTGCCATTATCCTCATCATTCAACTGCAAACCAATCTGATCATCATGGAGCATGTCATCCGGAATCTCCTTTTTCATCCGTTTCATCATATATTATACGGTTCCTATCCAAAGCATATCACAACCACATACAAAATCctaagtataaaaagaaaacacataaaataaaacCAGAAAAAGTTCTAAATATCCATTCACAGCCACAAAGTTTACTCTTTCACTTTTGGATATTTCATTTTCTTAGAGAAATAGAACAATAATAAATGATGACTTAAGTGGAAACAAAAATCACCAAAAGCACCAAATTAaccaataaacaaaacaaaaagcatAAATTTCATTGGAAAATTTTCTAATTAGGCAAAACTTTAATCTTGGGAAATTTGTGATGCCTGATCAGGACCATGAAAGCAAGATTTCCCTAACCCAAAATAGAACAAAGCATTATATTGGAGTAAAGTACAATCAAACTAATTATGCTTACCCAATAGAGACTCAAATAAATACACATTGTTAACACATGATTATTTcacatgaaaaagaaaaacacaataTCCATACCCTATAAAATACATAACACACATGATTATTTcacatgaaaaagaaaaacacaataTCCATACCCTAAAACACATAACACATATTTCAACTCTTTTTCATCACACCAAAAAACCCTAAACCCGGTCAACGAAATACAATACACATTTATCACATTACAATATCAATAGTAACATTTAACATAAACAAAGAGGATTTCCCAGTGTCTTAATTTTGAGAAACAACAATAAAGATAAAAGCTATGATCATAATGATTAGTAATCAGTAAAtagtaattaattaactaaattaatgtcaataaatccaaaattccatgaaaacaagAATGAGAAACAACGAACAACACTACAAACCATACCTCCCAAAACGACCTCGTTTAGGAGAATTGTAATCCAAAGCTGAATTGAGCTAAGAAACTGAAAGAAACAGTGAAAATCTTGTTCcgaaaattaaaagtaaaaaaaattgaaaaatgatatAAACCAGTATAGtaaaactaggttaaaaattgaaaatcaaaatcagtgataaccctaatttagaaagtgTGAACTCTCAGAATTGAAGCTAAATTCGAAGAAGAAAAAGTGAAATTGAATGAAGCTACGAACCGTAGAGaatgagagagaagagagaacgAAACATGGAAGAAAATTCACAGCACTTTCATCTCtacagaaaagagaaaaagagagagagggttttgCATTTGTTGTgtgaagagagaaaagaaaaaagaaaataaaaaagaaagggaaaaagcGAAAAGAGAGGAAGTGAAGAGAAGAAGTAGGCGCGTGAAAATAGAATGTGAGTATAGTACTACTAACACATGCACTTCTTTTTTATGTTTCAATCAATGTTTTTGTGTACTCTTTAATAAAACACATGATATTAATGTGTGGATTTTTTATTAAGATTTTATTACTacttcatttaaaatcaatttctttGACCGaatcaatttttaaattattgttaTTGGTGATGACTTGGTTTTTTTAATTAACGAAAAAAACGGACACGTTGGTGAATGCAATTTGAATAGGTTAATAACTGAAAAAGGAATATAATATAATCTATGTTAGTTGTACTTTTTTTTCCTTAATTTTTGGCTATTGAAGTGCGCTTTTGAGAAAGAGTCGGAGAGaattttgcattttaatttaattacggTGTTTTAGGAAAATGGGGGCAAAATTGTCACCGAAGAATAAGGTCTAAGTTTGAAGTGACGGTGTTAGGGTTAGGGTTAGAAATGGGAtcaagagaattttttttttttttttgataagcagaTCAAGGAAGTTGGTGTGTGGTGTTTTAATGTTTTTGGACAGAACTACATTAAGAAGTAAAGtacaaacaataatataataaatgagtAGCACTAGTATTGATAATTTAATATGAGTATTTTTGAATTCTAATGTACTAGgaagtattattataatcttgGAATATATAAAACTTGCAAATATATCATTAAGTAtcaaatttatttatgattttatatgtttatgattttaaattaatttttaaaaaacacaTTTGAATGTTTGATTTAAGTTACTAGAAAAACATATTTGGATTGTATTTCTCTCTAGGTTTTAAGTTCCAAGTTCATGAatcaataatttataaattagatTAGTTTGTACAGAACTCTTACCAAGCTCTGCTCtgtttttaattgaatatttttaatatGCAATTGCTTTTTCAAATTATTCgaattttattaattcaaaatttaaaaatcaataatttatatttaaaataaagtaaTACTAAGTTGCTAACTAGTTAACTTTAATATATAAGTTAAGAATTAAGAATgtatttggattgatggaatataACGGACTTTTTAGATAATGAATTGATTAAAGTGAAATGagtgaaataaaattatttaaatattttattttattacatataaattaaattggatgaaaaaaacataaaattagatgGCATAAAGTGGAATGGATTTTATCATATTCATTTTATTTCATCTATTATTTACaaatatgaataataaaattttattagttatcactttatttattctatttcatgtaatgttttaaaaatcggattgAACTTGTTAAATCTTGAATTATAGTCTAATTCGGTTCGTTTTAGACCAACAAATTGTTAGATCTATTAAACTGGAATAAAACTATTTCAAccgcaaaaaaataaataatcgcAGAATTGAGATCGATTTTACTAAATTAGATGGTTCTGAAAAATCAAAGTTAATTTTTATGTTTAGTTAAGATCTAAAAAATTGATTATAGAtggaagataaaaaataaaattggaaaACATGAGACACTGTAAATGCAAATAGAAGGAGAAAAAATAATGTAGTGTTTGTAGACATAGGATAAGTAATGTTGATCTTGAAAGAGATAAGAAAAATTATGCTTACGAAGAACCCAAATTTGGAGAAATGAGGTTATTGTACTAGTGATGAATCACATTGTCTGGGTTAAGAAGTtaagaaaaatatataacaattaggGCTTAATTTGTTTTCTGATTTCTCATTGGGCCTTACAttgcattcttcttctttttcttttgtaagattgttaattatatttgtttgagaattttattttataaattatgatataaaataatttattaggatgtttaataatatatttatttgatttttaagtttaaaTTCAATATGCGGTTCATCCACGGTCTAACCGATGGAGCATTGACCCACACGTTTTGTCGGTTCATTTTCCggttcaatttttaaaacattgatttcATGCCATATCATCAAGTTAAACTAAAATTTTGTGCTTGAAATTGaacattaattttatttaaaaaattatatataattttttggcAACTTTAGTCCTTCCATTTTGTATTTTTCATGATCTTgatcctctattttaaaaattactatttta includes these proteins:
- the LOC131616777 gene encoding transcription factor MYB65-like isoform X2, which codes for MMKRMKKEIPDDMLHDDQIGLQLNDEDNGRSACGVVLKKGPWTSVEDDILVKYVNKNGEGNWNAVQKQTGLLRCGKSCRLRWANHLRPHLKKGAFTEEEERLICELHSKMGNRWARMAVHLPGRTDNEIKNYWNTRIKRRTRAGLPLYPPGVYQAALNNQSTSRINGGNKVHSDFLHKRSFSMHDAMFDCLKDTQGISPYSPDISDYGNMQNGFDSSQYCSFVSSTSSNPKRFRESPIPFLDFGCIDRSDVYPFEHIQDDAFDKLTQSFGVQSPLDPGFFSNSLMCYSHSLKNGNFSTSMPFEAVKSELPSLQYPKIDLGSRGTSPSHPLLDSIDDFIKSPTPISTLESDCSSPQNSGLLQSVLHQRKTPSSSKNQYYDRSSYSSAATPCERDDLSAWSMYEQEWKDYADPVSPSGVSSILNDCPAVVANINSMDEQPPVQTDNGNIVKSEYVDHVWSPDSSYIKSLLNNSQPDFVLDSGWYEPCSGHGNNQAVATDATLMFQEDQLATDYKHMTAAGTSNPSQVLISLRVLI
- the LOC131616777 gene encoding transcription factor MYB33-like isoform X1 gives rise to the protein MMKRMKKEIPDDMLHDDQIGLQLNDEDNGRSACGVVLKKGPWTSVEDDILVKYVNKNGEGNWNAVQKQTGLLRCGKSCRLRWANHLRPHLKKGAFTEEEERLICELHSKMGNRWARMAVHLPGRTDNEIKNYWNTRIKRRTRAGLPLYPPGVYQAALNNQSTSRINGGNKVHSDFLHKRSFSMHDAMFDCLKDTQGISPYSPDISDYGNMQNGFDSSQYCSFVSSTSSNPKRFRESPIPFLDFGCIDRSDVYPFEHIQDDAFDKLTQSFGVQSPLDPGFFSNSLMCYSHSLKNGNFSTSMPFEAVKSELPSLQYPKIDLGSRGTSPSHPLLDSIDDFIKSPTPISTLESDCSSPQNSGLLQSVLHQRKTPSSSKNQYYDRSSYSSAATPCERDDLSAWSMYEQEWKDYADPVSPSGVSSILNDCPAVVANINSMDEQPPVQTDNGNIVKSEYVDHVWSPDSSYIKSLLNNSQPDFVLDSGWYEPCSGHGNNQAVATDATLMFQEDQLATDYKHMTAAGTSNPSQVWELSSFGWNNMPAVCQVSDLG